In Acinonyx jubatus isolate Ajub_Pintada_27869175 chromosome B3, VMU_Ajub_asm_v1.0, whole genome shotgun sequence, a genomic segment contains:
- the FAM219B gene encoding protein FAM219B isoform X4, translating to MASAEPSTPGMRASTPGPRPGGTPDCAPGATRLPFGRSGSGVPRLGERPRAVVEKRGPYMVTRAPSIQAKLQKHRDLAKAVLRRKGMLGASPNRPDSSGKRSVKFNKGYTALSQSPDENLVSLDSDSDGELESRYSSGYSSAEASPERLSARGQAAGSITTTAKCLSCACCMHGTVPDLR from the exons ATGGCGAGCGCGGAGCCCAGCACGCCCGGGATGCGGGCTTCTACCCCGGGACCCCGGCCCGGCGGGACCCCGGACTGCGCACCGGGCGCCACGAGGCTGCCCTTCGGGCGAAGCGGCAGCGGAGTCCCCCGACTCGGGGAGCGGCCCCGGGCGGTTGTGGAGAAGAGGGGACCGTACATGGTGACGCGCGCGCCTTCCATTCAGGCCAAGCTGC AGAAGCACCGGGACCTGGCCAAGGCCGTTCTGCGGAGAAAAGGCATGCTGGGGGCCTCGCCGAACCGCCCCGATTCTTCAGGGAAAAG GTCAGTGAAGTTTAACAAGGGCTACACTGCCCTTAGTCAGAGTCCAGATGAAAACCTGGTGTCCCTCGACTCTGACAG TGATGGGGAGCTGGAATCCAGATACTCCTCCGGGTATTCCTCTGCAGAGGCAAGTCCAGAGCGCCTTTCTGCACGGGGCCAGGCTGCAGGCAGCATCACCACCACTGCCAAATGCTTGTCTTGTGCCTGCTGTATGCACGGCACTGTGCCAGACTTACG GTGA
- the MPI gene encoding mannose-6-phosphate isomerase isoform X3, with product MGCHPRGDAKILDNRISQKTLGQWIAENQDCLGSKVKDTFNGKLPFLFKVLSVETALSIQAHPNKELAEKLHLQAPQHYPDANHKPEIAIALTSFQGLCGFRPVEEIVTFLTKVPEFQFLIGDNAATQLKQSLSSDSQCVASALQSCFSHLMKSEKKVVMEQLNLLVKRISQQVAAGNNMEDINGELLLQLHQQYPGDIGCFAIYFLNLLTLKPGEAMFLEANVPHAYLKGDCVECMACSDNTVRAGLTPKFIDVPTLCEMLNYTPSKDRLFLPTQSQEDPYLSIYNPPVPDFTVMKMEVPGSITEYKVLAVDSASILLIVQGRVTASTPTAQTPIPLQRGGVLFIGANESVSLKLTVPDDLLMFRACCLL from the exons ATGGGGTGCCATCCCCGGGGAGATGCCAAGATCCTTGACAATCGCATCTCACAGAAGACCCTAGGCCAGTGGATCGCTGAGAACCAGGACTGCTTGGGCTCAAAGGTCAAGGACACCTTTAATGGCAAGCTGCCCTTCCTCTTCAAAGTGCTCTCGGTTGAAACTGCCCTGTCCATCCAGGCACACCCTAACAAG GAGCTGGCAGAGAAATTGCACCTCCAGGCTCCACAGCACTACCCCGATGCCAACCATAAGCCAGAGATAGCCATTGCCCTCACCTCCTTCCAGGGTTTATGTGGCTTCCGGCCAGTTGAGGAAATTGTGACGTTTCTGACAA AGGTGCCCGAGTTCCAGTTTCTTATTGGAGATAATGCAGCAACACAGCTGAAGCAGAGCCTGAGCAGTGACTCCCAGTGTGTGGCCTCTGCTCTGCAGAGCTGTTTCTCCCACCTGATGAAGAGTGAGAAGAAGGTGGTGATGGAGCAGCTCAACCTGTTGGTGAAGCGGATCTCCCAGCAAG TGGCTGCTGGAAACAACATGGAGGACATCAATGGGGAGCTCTTGCTGCAGCTGCATCAGCAGTATCCAGGTGATATTGGATGCTTTGCCATCTACTTCCTGAACCTGCTTACCCTGAAGCCAGGAGAGGCCATGTTTCTGGAGGCCAATGTGCCCCATGCCTACCTGAAAGGAG ACTGTGTGGAGTGCATGGCGTGTTCAGACAATACTGTTCGTGCTGGCCTGACACCCAAGTTCATCGATGTGCCAACTCTGTGTGAAATGCTCAACTATACCCCCAGCAAGGACAGGCTCTTTCTTCCAACACAGAGTCAAGAAGACCCCTACCTCTCTATCTATAACCCCCCTGTGCCAGACTTCACTGTCATGAAGAtggag GTCCCTGGCTCCATCACTGAATACAAGGTCTTGGCAGTGGACTCGGCCAGCATCCTCCTGATAGTACAGGGAAGAGTGACAGCCAGCACTCCCACAGCCCAGACACCAATCCCCCTGCAGCGTGGTGGGGTGCTCTTCATTGGGGCCAATGAGAGCGTCTCACTGAAGCTCACTGTGCCCGATGACCTGCTGATGTTCCGAGCCTGCTGCCTGCTGTAG
- the MPI gene encoding mannose-6-phosphate isomerase isoform X4 — MAVQQVFPLSGVVQQYAWGKTGSNSEVARLLASSDPLAQISEDKPYAELWMGCHPRGDAKILDNRISQKTLGQWIAENQDCLGSKVKDTFNGKLPFLFKVLSVETALSIQAHPNKELAEKLHLQAPQHYPDANHKPEIAIALTSFQGLCGFRPVEEIVTFLTKVPEFQFLIGDNAATQLKQSLSSDSQCVASALQSCFSHLMKSEKKVVMEQLNLLVKRISQQVAAGNNMEDINGELLLQLHQQYPGDIGCFAIYFLNLLTLKPGEAMFLEANVPHAYLKGGGPALESLNSRHPSSG; from the exons ATGGCAGTTCAGCAAG TATTCCCCCTTTCCGGTGTGGTGCAGCAGTATGCCTGGGGGAAGACAGGTTCTAACAGTGAAGTGGCTCGGCTGCTGGCCAGCAGTGACCCGCTGGCCCAGATCTCAGAGGACAAGCCATATGCAGAG TTGTGGATGGGGTGCCATCCCCGGGGAGATGCCAAGATCCTTGACAATCGCATCTCACAGAAGACCCTAGGCCAGTGGATCGCTGAGAACCAGGACTGCTTGGGCTCAAAGGTCAAGGACACCTTTAATGGCAAGCTGCCCTTCCTCTTCAAAGTGCTCTCGGTTGAAACTGCCCTGTCCATCCAGGCACACCCTAACAAG GAGCTGGCAGAGAAATTGCACCTCCAGGCTCCACAGCACTACCCCGATGCCAACCATAAGCCAGAGATAGCCATTGCCCTCACCTCCTTCCAGGGTTTATGTGGCTTCCGGCCAGTTGAGGAAATTGTGACGTTTCTGACAA AGGTGCCCGAGTTCCAGTTTCTTATTGGAGATAATGCAGCAACACAGCTGAAGCAGAGCCTGAGCAGTGACTCCCAGTGTGTGGCCTCTGCTCTGCAGAGCTGTTTCTCCCACCTGATGAAGAGTGAGAAGAAGGTGGTGATGGAGCAGCTCAACCTGTTGGTGAAGCGGATCTCCCAGCAAG TGGCTGCTGGAAACAACATGGAGGACATCAATGGGGAGCTCTTGCTGCAGCTGCATCAGCAGTATCCAGGTGATATTGGATGCTTTGCCATCTACTTCCTGAACCTGCTTACCCTGAAGCCAGGAGAGGCCATGTTTCTGGAGGCCAATGTGCCCCATGCCTACCTGAAAGGAG GAGGTCCAGCCCTGGAGAGTCTAAATTCAAGGCATCCTTCATCAGGTTAG
- the MPI gene encoding mannose-6-phosphate isomerase isoform X1 has protein sequence MAVQQVFPLSGVVQQYAWGKTGSNSEVARLLASSDPLAQISEDKPYAELWMGCHPRGDAKILDNRISQKTLGQWIAENQDCLGSKVKDTFNGKLPFLFKVLSVETALSIQAHPNKELAEKLHLQAPQHYPDANHKPEIAIALTSFQGLCGFRPVEEIVTFLTKVPEFQFLIGDNAATQLKQSLSSDSQCVASALQSCFSHLMKSEKKVVMEQLNLLVKRISQQVAAGNNMEDINGELLLQLHQQYPGDIGCFAIYFLNLLTLKPGEAMFLEANVPHAYLKGDCVECMACSDNTVRAGLTPKFIDVPTLCEMLNYTPSKDRLFLPTQSQEDPYLSIYNPPVPDFTVMKMEVPGSITEYKVLAVDSASILLIVQGRVTASTPTAQTPIPLQRGGVLFIGANESVSLKLTVPDDLLMFRACCLL, from the exons ATGGCAGTTCAGCAAG TATTCCCCCTTTCCGGTGTGGTGCAGCAGTATGCCTGGGGGAAGACAGGTTCTAACAGTGAAGTGGCTCGGCTGCTGGCCAGCAGTGACCCGCTGGCCCAGATCTCAGAGGACAAGCCATATGCAGAG TTGTGGATGGGGTGCCATCCCCGGGGAGATGCCAAGATCCTTGACAATCGCATCTCACAGAAGACCCTAGGCCAGTGGATCGCTGAGAACCAGGACTGCTTGGGCTCAAAGGTCAAGGACACCTTTAATGGCAAGCTGCCCTTCCTCTTCAAAGTGCTCTCGGTTGAAACTGCCCTGTCCATCCAGGCACACCCTAACAAG GAGCTGGCAGAGAAATTGCACCTCCAGGCTCCACAGCACTACCCCGATGCCAACCATAAGCCAGAGATAGCCATTGCCCTCACCTCCTTCCAGGGTTTATGTGGCTTCCGGCCAGTTGAGGAAATTGTGACGTTTCTGACAA AGGTGCCCGAGTTCCAGTTTCTTATTGGAGATAATGCAGCAACACAGCTGAAGCAGAGCCTGAGCAGTGACTCCCAGTGTGTGGCCTCTGCTCTGCAGAGCTGTTTCTCCCACCTGATGAAGAGTGAGAAGAAGGTGGTGATGGAGCAGCTCAACCTGTTGGTGAAGCGGATCTCCCAGCAAG TGGCTGCTGGAAACAACATGGAGGACATCAATGGGGAGCTCTTGCTGCAGCTGCATCAGCAGTATCCAGGTGATATTGGATGCTTTGCCATCTACTTCCTGAACCTGCTTACCCTGAAGCCAGGAGAGGCCATGTTTCTGGAGGCCAATGTGCCCCATGCCTACCTGAAAGGAG ACTGTGTGGAGTGCATGGCGTGTTCAGACAATACTGTTCGTGCTGGCCTGACACCCAAGTTCATCGATGTGCCAACTCTGTGTGAAATGCTCAACTATACCCCCAGCAAGGACAGGCTCTTTCTTCCAACACAGAGTCAAGAAGACCCCTACCTCTCTATCTATAACCCCCCTGTGCCAGACTTCACTGTCATGAAGAtggag GTCCCTGGCTCCATCACTGAATACAAGGTCTTGGCAGTGGACTCGGCCAGCATCCTCCTGATAGTACAGGGAAGAGTGACAGCCAGCACTCCCACAGCCCAGACACCAATCCCCCTGCAGCGTGGTGGGGTGCTCTTCATTGGGGCCAATGAGAGCGTCTCACTGAAGCTCACTGTGCCCGATGACCTGCTGATGTTCCGAGCCTGCTGCCTGCTGTAG
- the FAM219B gene encoding protein FAM219B isoform X1, giving the protein MASAEPSTPGMRASTPGPRPGGTPDCAPGATRLPFGRSGSGVPRLGERPRAVVEKRGPYMVTRAPSIQAKLQKHRDLAKAVLRRKGMLGASPNRPDSSGKRSVKFNKGYTALSQSPDENLVSLDSDSDGELESRYSSGYSSAEQVNQEVSRQLLQDGYHLDEIPDDEDLDLIPPKPMASSTCSCCWCCLGDSSSCTLQ; this is encoded by the exons ATGGCGAGCGCGGAGCCCAGCACGCCCGGGATGCGGGCTTCTACCCCGGGACCCCGGCCCGGCGGGACCCCGGACTGCGCACCGGGCGCCACGAGGCTGCCCTTCGGGCGAAGCGGCAGCGGAGTCCCCCGACTCGGGGAGCGGCCCCGGGCGGTTGTGGAGAAGAGGGGACCGTACATGGTGACGCGCGCGCCTTCCATTCAGGCCAAGCTGC AGAAGCACCGGGACCTGGCCAAGGCCGTTCTGCGGAGAAAAGGCATGCTGGGGGCCTCGCCGAACCGCCCCGATTCTTCAGGGAAAAG GTCAGTGAAGTTTAACAAGGGCTACACTGCCCTTAGTCAGAGTCCAGATGAAAACCTGGTGTCCCTCGACTCTGACAG TGATGGGGAGCTGGAATCCAGATACTCCTCCGGGTATTCCTCTGCAGAG CAGGTGAACCAGGAAGTGAGCCGGCAGCTGCTCCAGGATGGGTATCACCTGGATGAGATTCCAGATGATGAGGACTTGGATCTCATCCCTCCCAAGCCTATGGCCTCTTCAACATGTTCCTGCTGCTGGTGCTGTCTTGGGGACTCTTCCTCCTGTACCCTCCAATAG
- the MPI gene encoding mannose-6-phosphate isomerase isoform X2 translates to MPVFPLSGVVQQYAWGKTGSNSEVARLLASSDPLAQISEDKPYAELWMGCHPRGDAKILDNRISQKTLGQWIAENQDCLGSKVKDTFNGKLPFLFKVLSVETALSIQAHPNKELAEKLHLQAPQHYPDANHKPEIAIALTSFQGLCGFRPVEEIVTFLTKVPEFQFLIGDNAATQLKQSLSSDSQCVASALQSCFSHLMKSEKKVVMEQLNLLVKRISQQVAAGNNMEDINGELLLQLHQQYPGDIGCFAIYFLNLLTLKPGEAMFLEANVPHAYLKGDCVECMACSDNTVRAGLTPKFIDVPTLCEMLNYTPSKDRLFLPTQSQEDPYLSIYNPPVPDFTVMKMEVPGSITEYKVLAVDSASILLIVQGRVTASTPTAQTPIPLQRGGVLFIGANESVSLKLTVPDDLLMFRACCLL, encoded by the exons ATGCCAG TATTCCCCCTTTCCGGTGTGGTGCAGCAGTATGCCTGGGGGAAGACAGGTTCTAACAGTGAAGTGGCTCGGCTGCTGGCCAGCAGTGACCCGCTGGCCCAGATCTCAGAGGACAAGCCATATGCAGAG TTGTGGATGGGGTGCCATCCCCGGGGAGATGCCAAGATCCTTGACAATCGCATCTCACAGAAGACCCTAGGCCAGTGGATCGCTGAGAACCAGGACTGCTTGGGCTCAAAGGTCAAGGACACCTTTAATGGCAAGCTGCCCTTCCTCTTCAAAGTGCTCTCGGTTGAAACTGCCCTGTCCATCCAGGCACACCCTAACAAG GAGCTGGCAGAGAAATTGCACCTCCAGGCTCCACAGCACTACCCCGATGCCAACCATAAGCCAGAGATAGCCATTGCCCTCACCTCCTTCCAGGGTTTATGTGGCTTCCGGCCAGTTGAGGAAATTGTGACGTTTCTGACAA AGGTGCCCGAGTTCCAGTTTCTTATTGGAGATAATGCAGCAACACAGCTGAAGCAGAGCCTGAGCAGTGACTCCCAGTGTGTGGCCTCTGCTCTGCAGAGCTGTTTCTCCCACCTGATGAAGAGTGAGAAGAAGGTGGTGATGGAGCAGCTCAACCTGTTGGTGAAGCGGATCTCCCAGCAAG TGGCTGCTGGAAACAACATGGAGGACATCAATGGGGAGCTCTTGCTGCAGCTGCATCAGCAGTATCCAGGTGATATTGGATGCTTTGCCATCTACTTCCTGAACCTGCTTACCCTGAAGCCAGGAGAGGCCATGTTTCTGGAGGCCAATGTGCCCCATGCCTACCTGAAAGGAG ACTGTGTGGAGTGCATGGCGTGTTCAGACAATACTGTTCGTGCTGGCCTGACACCCAAGTTCATCGATGTGCCAACTCTGTGTGAAATGCTCAACTATACCCCCAGCAAGGACAGGCTCTTTCTTCCAACACAGAGTCAAGAAGACCCCTACCTCTCTATCTATAACCCCCCTGTGCCAGACTTCACTGTCATGAAGAtggag GTCCCTGGCTCCATCACTGAATACAAGGTCTTGGCAGTGGACTCGGCCAGCATCCTCCTGATAGTACAGGGAAGAGTGACAGCCAGCACTCCCACAGCCCAGACACCAATCCCCCTGCAGCGTGGTGGGGTGCTCTTCATTGGGGCCAATGAGAGCGTCTCACTGAAGCTCACTGTGCCCGATGACCTGCTGATGTTCCGAGCCTGCTGCCTGCTGTAG
- the FAM219B gene encoding protein FAM219B isoform X3 — protein sequence MASAEPSTPGMRASTPGPRPGGTPDCAPGATRLPFGRSGSGVPRLGERPRAVVEKRGPYMVTRAPSIQAKLQKHRDLAKAVLRRKGMLGASPNRPDSSGKRSVKFNKGYTALSQSPDENLVSLDSDSDGELESRYSSGYSSAEASPERLSARGQAAGSITTTAKCLSCACCMHGTVPDLRR from the exons ATGGCGAGCGCGGAGCCCAGCACGCCCGGGATGCGGGCTTCTACCCCGGGACCCCGGCCCGGCGGGACCCCGGACTGCGCACCGGGCGCCACGAGGCTGCCCTTCGGGCGAAGCGGCAGCGGAGTCCCCCGACTCGGGGAGCGGCCCCGGGCGGTTGTGGAGAAGAGGGGACCGTACATGGTGACGCGCGCGCCTTCCATTCAGGCCAAGCTGC AGAAGCACCGGGACCTGGCCAAGGCCGTTCTGCGGAGAAAAGGCATGCTGGGGGCCTCGCCGAACCGCCCCGATTCTTCAGGGAAAAG GTCAGTGAAGTTTAACAAGGGCTACACTGCCCTTAGTCAGAGTCCAGATGAAAACCTGGTGTCCCTCGACTCTGACAG TGATGGGGAGCTGGAATCCAGATACTCCTCCGGGTATTCCTCTGCAGAGGCAAGTCCAGAGCGCCTTTCTGCACGGGGCCAGGCTGCAGGCAGCATCACCACCACTGCCAAATGCTTGTCTTGTGCCTGCTGTATGCACGGCACTGTGCCAGACTTACG CAGGTGA
- the FAM219B gene encoding protein FAM219B isoform X2, which produces MASAEPSTPGMRASTPGPRPGGTPDCAPGATRLPFGRSGSGVPRLGERPRAVVEKRGPYMVTRAPSIQAKLQKHRDLAKAVLRRKGMLGASPNRPDSSGKRSVKFNKGYTALSQSPDENLVSLDSDSDGELESRYSSGYSSAEVNQEVSRQLLQDGYHLDEIPDDEDLDLIPPKPMASSTCSCCWCCLGDSSSCTLQ; this is translated from the exons ATGGCGAGCGCGGAGCCCAGCACGCCCGGGATGCGGGCTTCTACCCCGGGACCCCGGCCCGGCGGGACCCCGGACTGCGCACCGGGCGCCACGAGGCTGCCCTTCGGGCGAAGCGGCAGCGGAGTCCCCCGACTCGGGGAGCGGCCCCGGGCGGTTGTGGAGAAGAGGGGACCGTACATGGTGACGCGCGCGCCTTCCATTCAGGCCAAGCTGC AGAAGCACCGGGACCTGGCCAAGGCCGTTCTGCGGAGAAAAGGCATGCTGGGGGCCTCGCCGAACCGCCCCGATTCTTCAGGGAAAAG GTCAGTGAAGTTTAACAAGGGCTACACTGCCCTTAGTCAGAGTCCAGATGAAAACCTGGTGTCCCTCGACTCTGACAG TGATGGGGAGCTGGAATCCAGATACTCCTCCGGGTATTCCTCTGCAGAG GTGAACCAGGAAGTGAGCCGGCAGCTGCTCCAGGATGGGTATCACCTGGATGAGATTCCAGATGATGAGGACTTGGATCTCATCCCTCCCAAGCCTATGGCCTCTTCAACATGTTCCTGCTGCTGGTGCTGTCTTGGGGACTCTTCCTCCTGTACCCTCCAATAG